Proteins from a single region of Pseudomonas ekonensis:
- the fabA gene encoding 3-hydroxyacyl-[acyl-carrier-protein] dehydratase FabA, translated as MTKQNAFTREDLLRCSRGELFGPGNAQLPAPNMLMVDRITHICEEGGKYGKGELVAELDITPDLWFFACHFEGDPVMPGCLGLDAMWQLVGFFLGWQGLPGRGRALGSGEVKFFGQVLPTASKVTYNIHIKRVLKGKLNMAIADGSVSVDGREIYTAEGLRVGVFTSTDNF; from the coding sequence ATGACCAAACAAAACGCCTTTACCCGGGAAGACCTGCTGCGCTGCAGTCGCGGTGAGCTGTTCGGCCCAGGTAACGCGCAACTGCCCGCCCCGAACATGCTGATGGTGGATCGCATCACCCACATCTGCGAAGAAGGCGGCAAGTACGGCAAAGGTGAATTGGTCGCCGAGCTGGACATCACCCCGGACCTGTGGTTCTTCGCCTGCCATTTCGAAGGCGATCCGGTGATGCCGGGCTGCCTGGGCCTCGACGCCATGTGGCAACTGGTCGGTTTCTTCCTGGGCTGGCAAGGCCTGCCGGGCCGCGGCCGTGCGCTGGGTTCGGGCGAAGTGAAGTTCTTCGGCCAGGTGCTGCCGACCGCCAGCAAAGTCACCTACAACATTCATATCAAGCGCGTCCTCAAGGGCAAGCTGAACATGGCCATCGCCGATGGTTCGGTCAGCGTCGACGGTCGCGAAATCTACACCGCCGAAGGCCTACGGGTCGGCGTATTCACCTCCACTGACAACTTCTAA